One Triticum dicoccoides isolate Atlit2015 ecotype Zavitan chromosome 5B, WEW_v2.0, whole genome shotgun sequence genomic window carries:
- the LOC119308687 gene encoding uncharacterized protein LOC119308687, whose amino-acid sequence MEGDQLSSPLAGHHHSIDIDIAAEAKSSDAVDGEAGRKWLRKLTSATVNKAVMRDLIARTPMLWYLAERSGTILRPRTRRAAGADALHAVRAVAIGPFHRGDRGLPFPDDAKLPFMRYLQDQCGLDVDAYVAALSAERDRLRDEFADDDADAGTDKALLDDEEKFLQMLLLDSCFVLVVSMMLSKTGVGEDADSAARAASINREYFILHMAVAQHAEQIKLDMLVLENQVPFAAVKLLVASCGRLKLRHSVEEVVLGCFEDICPKRACLARDAAGAEFHHVLHLFHWSRVPANKYCILSTPLKLLKIKKESERLFPCSVELRHSAVWFRQAAASTCQGDLDMSFWSRPASPVAVMSIPCFHVHEYSAAVLYNMLAFEMRFHWAHGACVTTHVARMEGLVRCPQDATFLRRRGVLSATRLTDAELVYFFRELGAQTVGARLPDEFGEMVDAVACHRRRRVSWWCGGFVLHFFPSPWVAVSLLAAAAIFVVPSMLQTVYTMLGYIKSTAS is encoded by the coding sequence ATGGAGGGCGATCAGCTGAGCAGCCCCCTGGCCGGTCACCACCACAGCATCGACATTGACATCGCGGCGGAGGCGAAATCATCGGACGCCGTCGACGGCGAGGCCGGGCGGAAGTGGCTGCGCAAGCTCACGTCGGCGACTGTGAACAAGGCCGTGATGAGGGACCTCATCGCACGGACGCCCATGCTGTGGTACCTCGCCGAGCGCTCGGGCACCATACTCCGCCCGCGCACCCGCCGCGCCGCGGGCGCCGACGCGCTCCACGCGGTGCGCGCTGTGGCCATCGGTCCGTTCCACCGCGGCGACCGGGGCCTCCCCTTCCCCGACGACGCCAAGCTCCCGTTCATGCGGTACCTGCAGGACCAGTGCGGGCTCGACGTCGACGCGTACGTGGCGGCGCTGTCGGCGGAGCGCGACCGCCTCCGCGACGAGTTCGCCGACGACGACGCGGACGCGGGGacggacaaggcgctgctggacgaCGAGGAGAAGTTCCTGCAGATGCTGCTCCTGGACAGCTGCTTCGTCCTCGTCGTGAGCATGATGCTCAGCAAGACTGGCGTCGGCGAGGACGCCGACAGCGCGGCGCGGGCGGCGTCCATCAACCGGGAGTACTTCATACTGCACATGGCCGTGGCGCAGCACGCCGAGCAGATCAAGCTCGACATGCTGGTGCTCGAGAACCAGGTCCCCTTCGCCGCCGTGAAGCTGCTCGTCGCCTCCTGCGGCAGGctgaagctccgccactccgtcgagGAGGTGGTGCTCGGCTGCTTCGAGGACATCTGCCCGAAGCGGGCGTGCCTCGCCCGCGACGCCGCGGGCGCAGAGTTCCATCACGTCCTGCACCTCTTCCACTGGTCCCGCGTGCCGGCTAACAAATACTGCATCCTCTCGACGCCACTGAAGCTCCTCAAGATCAAGAAGGAGTCGGAGCGGCTGTTCCCCTGCTCCGTGGAGCTGCGGCACTCGGCGGTGTGGTTCCGGCAGGCGGCGGCGTCGACCTGCCAAGGCGACCTCGACATGTCGTTCTGGAGCCGGCCGGCGAGCCCCGTGGCGGTGATGAGCATCCCGTGCTTCCACGTCCACGAGTACAGCGCGGCGGTGCTGTACAACATGCTGGCCTTCGAGATGCGGTTCCACTGGGCGCACGGCGCATGCGTGACGACGCACGTCGCCCGGATGGAGGGACTCGTGCGGTGCCCGCAGGACGCGACGTTTCTGCGCCGGCGAGGTGTCCTTTCCGCCACGCGGCTGACGGACGCGGAACTTGTCTACTTCTTCCGGGAGCTCGGGGCGCAGACAGTCGGCGCGAGGCTGCCGGATGAGTTCGGCGAGATGGTCGACGCGGTGGCGTGCCACCGAAGGCGGCGGGTGAGCTGGTGGTGCGGCGGGTTCGTGCTGCACTTCTTCCCGTCGCCGTGGGTGGCCGTCTCGCTTCTCGCGGCGGCCGCAATTTTCGTCGTGCCGTCCATGCTGCAGACGGTGTATACCATGCTCGGCTATATCAAAAGTACTGCTAGTTAA